One part of the Rutidosis leptorrhynchoides isolate AG116_Rl617_1_P2 chromosome 1, CSIRO_AGI_Rlap_v1, whole genome shotgun sequence genome encodes these proteins:
- the LOC139849066 gene encoding uncharacterized protein, with the protein MHELQDVHLSDRDNRWEFSLNSSGLFPVKDTRKTIDSTILPSGTISTIWYKFIPRKLTIFLWRLRLDSLPVRWNMSARGIELNSIVCPVCNNGVESREHLFFGCVVARIYGVKSEYGSIVICLFFRLGIRSLIGSKV; encoded by the coding sequence ATGCACGAATTACAGGACGTTCATTTATCCGATCGTGATAATCGTTGGGAATTTTCACTTAATTCGTCCGGTCTATTCCCGGTTAAAGATACGAGAAAAACAATCGATAGCACCATTCTTCCTAGTGGTACGATTTCTACTATTTGGTACAAATTTATTCCTAGGAAATTGACTATTTTTCTTTGGAGATTAAGGTTGGACTCGCTACCTGTGCGGTGGAATATGTCGGCTAGAGGTATCGAATTAAACTCTATTGTTTGTCCTGTTTGTAATAATGGAGTTGAATCCCGAGAACACTTATTTTTTGGTTGCGTTGTTGCTCGGATCTATGGCGTAAAGTCAGAGTATGGCTCAATTGTGATATGCTTGTTTTTTCGTCTTGGGATACGTTCTTTGATTGGATCGAAGGTGTAA